A region of Flavobacterium indicum GPTSA100-9 = DSM 17447 DNA encodes the following proteins:
- a CDS encoding UDP-N-acetylmuramoyl-L-alanyl-D-glutamate--2,6-diaminopimelate ligase, protein MKKLKDILYKVHIEAVHGSTDVNVKKIEFDSRKVTKNDVFVAIKGTLSDGHEYIDKAISLGAKAIICEAFPAAFVEGITYVQVESSNQALSFLAANFYDNPSQKLKLVGVTGTNGKTTIASLLYQMFKKAGYKVGLLSTVKIMVDTNEHKATHTTPDSLTINHYLNEMVEVGCEFCFMEVSSHGIHQKRTESLHFEGGVFTNLSHDHLDYHNTFAEYRDVKKSFFDQLPKTAFALTNVDDKNGVVMLQNTAARKRTYALKTYAEYKAQILENQLSGLLLKVNNEEVWVKLIGSFNAYNVLAIYGVAVELGIESQEALRLLSELESVSGRFQYFISDSNVTVIIDYAHTPDALENVLNTIADIRTKNEQLITVVGCGGDRDKTKRPIMANCASSLSDKAIFTSDNPRTEDPQVILEEMEAGVEAQNFKKTISILDRKQAIKTACQMAHSGDIILIAGKGHETYQEINGVRHDFDDMQIAKELMRQLGK, encoded by the coding sequence ATGAAAAAATTAAAAGATATTTTATACAAAGTTCATATTGAAGCAGTTCATGGTTCAACCGATGTGAATGTAAAGAAAATTGAATTTGATTCAAGAAAAGTGACAAAAAATGATGTTTTTGTTGCTATTAAAGGAACGCTTTCAGACGGACATGAATATATTGATAAAGCAATTTCTTTAGGTGCAAAAGCAATTATATGTGAAGCTTTTCCAGCAGCATTTGTTGAAGGAATCACTTATGTACAAGTCGAAAGTTCTAATCAGGCGTTGTCTTTTTTAGCGGCCAATTTTTATGATAATCCTTCTCAAAAATTAAAGTTAGTTGGGGTAACCGGAACTAATGGAAAAACAACCATTGCTTCTTTGTTGTATCAAATGTTTAAAAAAGCAGGATATAAAGTAGGCTTGCTGTCAACAGTAAAAATTATGGTTGACACCAATGAACACAAAGCTACACATACTACGCCAGATTCTTTAACTATTAATCATTATTTAAATGAAATGGTTGAAGTAGGGTGCGAATTTTGTTTTATGGAAGTGAGTTCTCATGGAATTCACCAAAAAAGAACGGAATCCTTGCATTTTGAAGGTGGTGTGTTTACTAATTTATCTCACGATCATTTAGACTATCATAACACGTTCGCAGAATACAGAGATGTAAAAAAATCTTTCTTCGATCAATTGCCTAAAACCGCTTTTGCCTTGACCAATGTTGATGATAAAAATGGAGTGGTAATGTTACAAAATACAGCTGCAAGAAAACGTACCTATGCCTTAAAAACTTATGCAGAATACAAAGCACAAATACTTGAAAACCAACTTTCAGGTTTGTTGTTGAAAGTGAATAATGAAGAAGTTTGGGTAAAATTAATTGGATCGTTTAATGCTTATAATGTATTGGCTATTTATGGTGTTGCAGTAGAATTAGGTATTGAAAGTCAAGAAGCGCTTCGTTTGTTGTCGGAGTTGGAAAGTGTTTCGGGTAGATTTCAATACTTTATTTCCGATTCAAATGTAACGGTAATTATTGATTATGCGCATACGCCAGATGCATTGGAAAATGTGTTGAACACAATTGCCGACATCCGAACCAAAAATGAACAGTTAATCACTGTTGTAGGTTGTGGTGGAGATCGTGATAAAACCAAGAGACCCATTATGGCAAACTGTGCTTCTTCTTTAAGTGATAAAGCCATTTTTACTTCTGATAATCCAAGAACAGAAGATCCTCAAGTGATTTTAGAAGAAATGGAAGCTGGGGTGGAAGCTCAAAATTTTAAAAAAACAATTTCAATTTTAGATCGCAAACAAGCAATAAAAACAGCATGTCAAATGGCACATTCGGGCGATATTATTTTAATTGCCGGAAAAGGTCATGAAACCTATCAAGAAATTAATGGGGTTCGACATGATTTTGATGATATGCAAATTGCTAAAGAGTTAATGCGTCAATTAGGAAAATAA
- a CDS encoding penicillin-binding protein, whose amino-acid sequence MGVKKENTNSYRLFTVAAAVIIISIAVSVKLFNIQWVEGKYYRELAKQRTVKNFEIPANRGNIYSADGSLLATSVPEYTIRFDAISPSDENFEKYIQSLSDSLSVLLNKPSGFFQSELRKARATKNRYYLVAKKLSFTDYMKVKGFPLFKLGPFKGGIITEQETVRKLPVGSIAARTIGYNTVIAKKGLEYTFSEYISGKSGHRMMQKIAKNQWKPIHDTNELEPQDGYDIYSTIDVYIQDIAHHALLKQLQYYNADHGCVVVMETKTGEVKAIANLGKVRDSVYSEIYNYAVAESHEPGSTFKLIDLIALLDDKKIDTSKVYDSNGGVITIHNRKVKDSHTGGYGKISLARGFEVSSNTVLVQAVYQNYKNNPSEFVNRINSYGLNKPLGIQLKGEGTPVIPQPGASNWYGTTLPWMAFGYGVSITPLQTLALYNAVANNGKMIKPIFVKEIKEWNKSIKKFETEVINPKICSDETLKKVKEVLGNVVKRGTGKSLYSKDFSMAGKTGTAQVDYHKGDGKMYYASSFVGYFPADQPKYSCIVVVHKPNVAAGYYGADVAGPVFKRIAQKIFTDVPSTNKFKTVKIKSQKQEVNYAEYYKKSQGNTNTIPNVKGMAGMDAVSLLENMGLKVKIKGIGKVKSQSIEPGTGFKKNQVITLELS is encoded by the coding sequence ATGGGAGTAAAAAAAGAAAATACAAACTCTTATAGATTATTTACAGTAGCAGCAGCTGTGATAATCATTTCTATTGCTGTATCTGTAAAACTATTTAATATTCAGTGGGTTGAAGGTAAGTATTACCGCGAATTAGCCAAACAACGTACGGTTAAAAATTTTGAAATCCCTGCCAATAGAGGAAATATCTATTCTGCTGATGGAAGTTTATTAGCTACTTCGGTTCCAGAATATACCATTCGTTTCGATGCCATTTCGCCATCGGATGAAAATTTTGAAAAATATATCCAATCTTTATCGGACTCTCTCTCTGTATTATTAAACAAACCTTCTGGTTTTTTTCAATCGGAATTACGAAAAGCAAGAGCTACTAAAAACAGGTATTATTTGGTAGCTAAAAAATTGAGTTTTACAGATTATATGAAAGTAAAAGGTTTTCCACTATTTAAATTGGGACCTTTTAAAGGGGGGATTATAACAGAACAAGAAACGGTGCGAAAATTACCTGTGGGTTCTATCGCTGCGCGAACCATTGGTTATAATACGGTCATTGCAAAAAAAGGTTTAGAATATACGTTCTCTGAATATATTAGTGGTAAAAGTGGTCATAGAATGATGCAAAAAATTGCAAAAAATCAATGGAAACCAATTCATGATACCAATGAACTAGAACCACAAGATGGTTATGATATTTATTCCACAATTGATGTTTATATTCAAGATATTGCCCATCATGCCTTGTTAAAACAATTGCAATATTACAATGCGGATCACGGTTGTGTTGTAGTTATGGAAACTAAAACGGGAGAGGTTAAAGCTATTGCTAATTTAGGAAAAGTTAGAGATAGTGTGTACTCTGAAATCTATAATTATGCGGTGGCTGAATCTCATGAACCAGGATCAACTTTTAAGTTAATTGATCTAATTGCTTTGTTGGATGATAAAAAAATTGATACTAGTAAAGTATATGATTCAAATGGAGGAGTAATTACCATACATAATAGAAAAGTAAAAGATTCGCATACAGGTGGATACGGTAAAATATCATTAGCACGTGGATTTGAAGTTTCTTCTAATACAGTTTTAGTACAAGCCGTTTATCAAAATTATAAAAACAATCCAAGTGAATTTGTTAACAGAATTAATAGTTACGGATTAAATAAACCATTAGGAATTCAGTTAAAAGGAGAAGGGACGCCTGTAATTCCGCAACCTGGAGCTTCAAATTGGTATGGAACAACTTTACCATGGATGGCATTTGGGTATGGAGTATCAATTACACCGTTACAAACATTAGCCTTATATAATGCTGTAGCAAATAATGGTAAAATGATAAAACCCATTTTTGTAAAGGAAATTAAAGAATGGAATAAAAGCATTAAAAAATTTGAAACTGAAGTAATTAATCCTAAGATATGTTCTGATGAAACCTTGAAAAAGGTAAAAGAAGTTTTAGGTAATGTAGTAAAGAGAGGTACAGGAAAGAGTTTGTATTCAAAAGACTTTTCAATGGCAGGAAAAACAGGAACAGCTCAAGTAGATTATCATAAAGGCGATGGAAAAATGTATTATGCTTCTTCTTTTGTGGGATATTTTCCGGCAGACCAACCTAAATATTCTTGTATTGTAGTTGTGCATAAACCAAATGTAGCAGCTGGTTATTATGGTGCAGATGTTGCTGGACCAGTATTCAAAAGAATTGCTCAAAAAATATTTACCGATGTGCCTTCTACCAATAAGTTTAAAACGGTTAAGATAAAAAGCCAAAAACAAGAAGTTAATTACGCAGAATATTACAAAAAATCACAAGGGAACACCAATACAATTCCAAATGTAAAAGGAATGGCTGGAATGGATGCCGTGTCATTGTTAGAAAATATGGGATTAAAAGTAAAAATTAAGGGAATTGGAAAAGTGAAGTCTCAATCAATAGAACCGGGTACTGGTTTCAAAAAAAATCAAGTCATCACATTAGAATTGTCTTAA
- a CDS encoding FtsL-like putative cell division protein, which translates to MSGENSIYSLLKAKFLIEDDALKTWKFILFLFTLAMLMIAFNHNYDEKNYRITKLTNEVKELRSKFVDTRSELMKLKMESTISKKMEARQIYPSSVPPKKIVILKPKEKSFIEKLKIWE; encoded by the coding sequence ATGAGCGGAGAAAATAGCATATACAGTTTGTTAAAAGCAAAGTTTTTAATTGAGGACGATGCTTTAAAAACATGGAAGTTTATATTGTTTTTGTTTACGTTAGCTATGTTGATGATTGCTTTTAATCATAATTATGATGAAAAAAATTATCGAATAACTAAGCTAACAAATGAAGTAAAAGAATTGCGATCAAAATTTGTAGATACTCGGTCGGAATTAATGAAATTAAAAATGGAATCCACCATTTCAAAAAAAATGGAAGCTCGACAGATTTATCCTTCTTCTGTCCCACCAAAAAAAATAGTAATACTTAAACCAAAAGAAAAAAGTTTTATAGAGAAGTTAAAAATATGGGAGTAA
- the rsmH gene encoding 16S rRNA (cytosine(1402)-N(4))-methyltransferase RsmH produces MEYHNPVLLHETVDGLNIKPDGVYVDVTFGGGGHSKEILRRLGPNGKLFAFDQDEDALRNVLDDQRFTLIGENFRYIKRFLRFHGIKKVDGILGDFGVSSHQFDEADRGFSTRFDAALDMRMNQKDALSAYEVVNEYEEKELKRVFVDFGELKNGGAMANVIVNYRKEKPIKNTEQLKQVLAKFLPAHKSNKILAQIYQAIRIEVNQEIEVLKEFLEQTEELLDSGGRISLISYHSLEDRLVKRFIRNGMFEGEPERDFFGNFQVPFKSIGKLIVPSDEEIARNNRARSAKLRIAEKI; encoded by the coding sequence ATGGAATATCATAATCCGGTATTGTTGCATGAAACGGTTGATGGTTTAAATATTAAACCCGATGGTGTTTATGTGGATGTGACTTTTGGTGGCGGAGGTCATTCTAAAGAAATTTTAAGACGATTGGGGCCAAATGGAAAATTATTTGCTTTTGATCAAGATGAAGATGCTTTAAGAAATGTTTTAGACGACCAACGATTTACTTTAATTGGTGAAAATTTTAGGTATATCAAACGCTTTTTAAGATTTCATGGAATTAAAAAAGTAGATGGAATTTTGGGAGATTTTGGGGTTTCTTCGCATCAATTTGATGAAGCAGATAGAGGGTTTTCAACTCGATTTGATGCAGCTTTAGATATGCGTATGAATCAAAAAGATGCCTTGTCTGCTTATGAAGTGGTTAATGAATATGAGGAAAAAGAATTAAAACGTGTTTTTGTTGATTTTGGCGAATTAAAAAACGGAGGTGCAATGGCAAATGTCATAGTAAATTATCGCAAAGAAAAGCCAATAAAAAATACAGAACAATTAAAGCAAGTCTTAGCCAAATTTTTACCAGCGCACAAAAGCAATAAAATTTTAGCTCAAATTTATCAAGCGATTCGAATTGAAGTCAATCAAGAAATTGAAGTATTGAAAGAGTTTTTGGAACAAACCGAAGAACTTCTTGATTCAGGCGGAAGAATTAGTTTGATATCGTATCACTCGTTGGAAGATAGATTGGTAAAAAGATTTATTAGAAATGGAATGTTTGAAGGAGAACCAGAGCGCGATTTTTTTGGAAATTTTCAAGTGCCTTTTAAATCGATAGGTAAATTAATAGTTCCATCCGACGAAGAAATTGCAAGAAATAATAGAGCGAGAAGTGCCAAATTAAGAATTGCTGAAAAAATATAA
- the mraZ gene encoding division/cell wall cluster transcriptional repressor MraZ produces the protein MNSFLGTYECKADAKGRLMLPAPLKKQLGNLEEGFVLKRSVFQPCLELYPMQEWNKMMQKINKLNRFVKKNNDFIRAFTAGVKMVEIDGTGRLLIPKDLIVFSKIEKDIVLSSAVNIIEIWDKNLYETALDSAMIDFADLAEEVMGNQNDDEDGNGIS, from the coding sequence TTGAACTCTTTTTTAGGAACATACGAATGTAAAGCAGATGCAAAAGGCAGATTAATGTTGCCAGCGCCTCTCAAGAAGCAATTGGGCAATCTTGAGGAGGGGTTTGTGTTGAAACGTTCTGTGTTTCAGCCTTGTTTAGAGTTGTATCCAATGCAGGAGTGGAATAAAATGATGCAGAAGATTAATAAGCTCAACCGTTTTGTAAAAAAGAATAACGACTTTATTCGTGCATTTACAGCGGGGGTAAAAATGGTGGAGATTGATGGAACAGGAAGGTTGTTAATACCAAAAGATTTAATTGTGTTTTCAAAAATTGAAAAAGACATTGTGTTGTCTTCTGCAGTAAACATTATAGAAATTTGGGATAAAAACTTGTATGAAACTGCGTTAGACAGCGCAATGATAGATTTTGCTGATTTGGCTGAGGAAGTAATGGGTAATCAAAACGATGACGAAGATGGAAATGGAATATCATAA
- a CDS encoding alpha/beta fold hydrolase: protein MLKTEKKYTYFEAGEGTPIIVLHGLMGGLSNFDGVATYFPKNGYKVVIPELPLYTQSILKTNVKAFAKFVKDFVIFKKFERVILLGNSLGGHISLYFAKQYPELVKGLVITGSSGLYESGMGESYPKRGDYEYIKKKSEDVFYDPKVATKEIVDEVFATVNDRIKLLKTLTIAKSAIRHNMAKDLPKMHTQTCIIWGKQDKVTPPEVAEEFNKLLPNSSLYWIDKCGHAAMMEHPDEFNVLLHNWLKEKNL, encoded by the coding sequence ATGTTAAAAACAGAAAAAAAATACACTTATTTTGAAGCCGGAGAAGGAACACCTATTATTGTTTTACATGGTTTAATGGGCGGATTAAGTAATTTTGATGGAGTAGCCACTTATTTTCCAAAAAATGGTTATAAAGTTGTTATTCCTGAACTACCTTTATATACACAAAGTATTTTAAAAACCAATGTAAAAGCTTTTGCTAAATTTGTAAAAGACTTTGTGATTTTTAAAAAATTTGAGCGTGTAATTTTATTAGGCAATTCATTAGGTGGACATATTTCATTATATTTTGCAAAACAATATCCTGAATTAGTTAAAGGTTTGGTTATCACAGGAAGTTCTGGTTTATACGAAAGCGGAATGGGTGAAAGCTATCCAAAACGTGGTGATTACGAATACATTAAAAAGAAAAGCGAAGACGTATTTTATGACCCTAAAGTTGCTACCAAAGAAATTGTAGATGAAGTATTTGCTACAGTTAATGATCGAATAAAATTATTAAAAACATTAACTATTGCCAAAAGTGCCATTCGTCATAATATGGCAAAAGATTTACCTAAAATGCACACACAAACGTGTATTATTTGGGGGAAACAAGATAAAGTTACTCCACCAGAAGTAGCGGAGGAATTCAATAAATTATTACCTAATTCAAGTTTATATTGGATAGACAAATGTGGCCATGCCGCCATGATGGAACATCCGGATGAGTTTAATGTATTATTACATAATTGGTTAAAAGAAAAGAATTTATAA